The stretch of DNA CTAACCGTTTCTGGCATAGAGTTCTGGATTTCTAACCGAACGACCGATCCCCCAATTCGCCGCTTTTGCAACTCTTGCTCGATCGCGAGCAACAAATCGTCCGCCTCATCTTCTTCTACGGAAAGATCCGCGTTGCGAGTAACGCGGAAGGGATAGCATTCCTGGACGTTCATTCCAGGAAAGAGAGATTCAAGATTGTGAGCGATCGTCTGTTCTAAGGGAATGCCAACCCAAACAGGCTTTTTGTCTCCCGTTTTCTGGGAGCATAACTCCTTCGGTAAAGCGATAAAACGGGCTAAAACTTTGGGAACTTTAATGCGAGCAAATAATTCTTCCCCCGTTTCAGGATCTTTGACCAAAACTGCTAAATTCAGACTGAGATTTGAGATATAGGGAAAAGGATGACTGGGATCGACCGCTAACGGCGTGAGAACGGGAAAAATATGAGTTTCAAAAAATTCTTTTAGATATTTGCGCTGTTTGCTATTGCAGTCTACGTAATTGTTCAAATGAACCCCATGCTCGGCTAAAGCCGGTCTTAAGGTATGTTCAAAACACTGGTCTTGTTGCTCGACTAAGGGGAGGAGACGATCGCGGATTCCTTGGAGTTGCTCTTCTGGCGTGCGTCCGTCGGGGGTCAGCTTTCTTACCCCTGCTTCAACTTGCTTCTTGAGAACCGCAACCCGCACCATGAAAAATTCATCTAAATTTGAGCTAAAAATGGCAAGAAATTTGAGGCGGTCGAGTAAAAGCGTGCGAGTATCGAGTCCTTCGTGTAAAACACGAGCGTTAAACTCCAACCAACTCAACTCTCGGTTGAAATAGTATTGCGGATCGCTGAGGTTAATTTGGGGTTTGCTGGCTTTTGCTTTAGGCATCGTGATTGTGTGTGGGAAGATGGGTCGCGCGCGACTTTTTCAGAAGCAGTTGGGAATCGCCACTATTATATAGCACTCAGCCATCAGCCAAAACCTTGCTATTTCTAGCTTTTAGCTCTGCACCATGTCCTAAGCTCAATGCGGCTATAGCTGTAGCCATAACAATTAGGACAGTCCAAATTCACAGCTTCCCCAGCTTCCCCTCTCGCCGCCAATGGATGACCAGAGCCGAAGCGATCCTGTATGCTATTTAGTTGCTCCCCCCAACCGAATTAACTAACTGCGCGCAAAACAATGCAACTCACTCCCCAAGAGAAAGACAAATTACTCATTTTCACAGCAGCACTGTTGGCAGAACGGCGTAAAGCTAAAGGGATCAAACTCAACTATCCCGAAGCCATTGCCTATATTTCCGCTGCAATTTTGGAAGGGGCAAGGGAAGGGCGAACGGTGGCAGAATTGATGAGTGACGGGACGACGTTATTGGGACGAGATGATGTGATGGACGGCATTCCTGAGATGATTGAGGAGGTGCAAGTCGAAGCAACATTTCCCGATGGAACGAAGTTAGTGACCGTTCACGACCCGATTCGGTAGTTTTTGGTCAATTTTACGAGCTGACGACTGATAGCTCCTGGGGAACGGCGAGGTTTCCTCGCCATATCCATCGCGTAAGAAGCCAAACGCTCAAATTATTCCCAAGCGATTAAATCCTCTTCGGTATCTGGGGGGGCGTTCATTTCTTGGAGTGTTTTCCAACCCGCTTGCCAAAGCGTGTCATCTTTGAATTGCTTGGCGTTGATCCAAAAGCGCACGTTGGGGTCGCAGGAGGCGACAATTTCTGCGAAAACCCATTTCCCTTCGTTTTTGCGATTAACCACTTGAAAGTGCCGCCAGCCAAAGGTTTTCTGTAACGCTGTCCATTTGGAACCGAGGAGATGGGGAAATTTTTGCTTTTTAGACATTATGGGAAAATTCAATCGCGGGCGGCAAAATGCCTAAAGGTTTAATTGGTCTTTAAATTTATCAATTTCTCGTTGAAAGCGTCGGTTATGCCCGATAAACCGAGCCGCAACGACTCCTCCAATTAAACCAAACAAGTGACCCTGCCAGGAAATTCTAGGATCTGTCGGCAATACGCCCCAAATGATTCCACCATACAGGAACAGGACAACCAGGGAGAGCAAAATTGAGGCGAAGTTGCGTTCGTAGTAACCCCGCAGCAGAAGGAAACCAAAATAACCGTAAATCAGACCGCTTGCACCGATATGATACGAAGGACTACCCGTAAGCCACGTTCCCAATCCCCCAACGACTGCTGCAATTGCCGTCACGGTGAAAAAATCGCTGGTTTTCTGGAGCATGACAAGCCATCCCAGAATGGCGAAAGGGATGGTATTGGCGATTAAGTGTCCCCACCCGCCGTGGAGAAATGGGGCAAAAAGAATACCGCGCAATCCCAGAACAGTTCGAGGTAAAATACCAAACTGGTCGAGGCTACCTGCACCTACGAAGATAGCTTGGTCGAGAATTTCAACAATCCAAAAAATTGCGATAAAAGTCCCTAGAATAATGGCGTGGGATTGGAGTTCGTTGGCGATTGATTTTTCCTCTGGGTTACTCATGAATCTTGGGGATGAGGAGTAGAGTTGTCTATTTCTAAGGTAACAAGTTTCGCGAAGACCGTCTTTAAGCGGTAGGCACTCAGCGTATGAGATTGACGGGGAGAGGTCGGAACGCCTCTGAGGTTCCCTCAGAGGACGCAAGCCGACCTAGGGGAGAGAAGAAGCAGGGGAAGCAGGGGAAGCAGGGGGAGATGAGATGAAACGGAGACACGGCACTTCGACACGCTCAGTGACCGGGAGACACGGAGATTGGGAGATGGGGGACGCGGCACTTCGACACGCTCAGTGACCGGGGGACGCGGTGAGAGATTAACGATTTGATAAACTCTATTCCCTATTCCCTATTCCCTTTTGCTATCGCGCAAAGTTCCATATCCCAAAGGTCAACGCTATAGGAATAGCCAGTTTTTTGCTGACACCTGAAGGCTGAATGCTCGCCACCATTTATTCATTCATTGTCTTATAGGTGGCAACCGCAGAGGGCGAAATGCGATTTAAATAGCGAAAAATCCAATATTTTAATACCGTATCTAAAATAACAGGAAAGGTTGCAATGAAGAGGAAGTTGAAGTCGCGGCTTTCGGGCAAACCAAAATGCCGAGAAATTCCTTCTAAAACGATTTCCCATCCGTGTGGAGAGTGAAATCCGACAAACATATCTGTGAATAGAATAATCAAGAATGATTTTGCGGAATCGCTCAACCCGTAAACCAGTTCGTCAATAAAAGATTTGAGAATTAGAATATCTCGTTTGCTGATTAAAATAACCCATGTAAACGCAATAATCGAACAAATATCCGCAAAAATATTAGCCACTGAACTGGAACCGCGATGTCGATAATTTTCGGCAATTTCTAAGGCTTTTTCTTTGACTTGCTCTTCGATCGCGCGATCGGATTGTTTGGGTACTAAGCCCAGTAACTGCTTGAATTCCAACGCCCGTTCAAATTGATGCAATTCTTCCATTGCTTCTTCTTGCATATCCTCATTCAAGAAGACAACTTCAATATTCGGATCGAATAAACTGCGATCGACAATCGGATTAATCAGAAAATTCTTGGTAATTTGATGGGTTAAAAGAGGAACAATAATCAGAACCAGAAGAAATCGAATAGAAATCGCGGTACGATTGCGAGACTGTCGAAATTTTTCAATT from Lusitaniella coriacea LEGE 07157 encodes:
- a CDS encoding TIGR02450 family Trp-rich protein; amino-acid sequence: MSKKQKFPHLLGSKWTALQKTFGWRHFQVVNRKNEGKWVFAEIVASCDPNVRFWINAKQFKDDTLWQAGWKTLQEMNAPPDTEEDLIAWE
- the ureA gene encoding urease subunit gamma, translated to MQLTPQEKDKLLIFTAALLAERRKAKGIKLNYPEAIAYISAAILEGAREGRTVAELMSDGTTLLGRDDVMDGIPEMIEEVQVEATFPDGTKLVTVHDPIR
- a CDS encoding proton extrusion protein PcxA, whose amino-acid sequence is MKLNNLFNTVKCWLTDTPDRALERAYRAALTIKAIEDEYFSGQKVCIQANEYGENVWGYCQTEVKNNLKIAKRGLAEFNATRSFIGKPEPQSDYLEAELSSYSSDLRERAAITIEKLNFIDEVLSKYKKRSKRQKVDKTSLSLVEIPPENQNPVAQTIEKSSRKLRKTESERALNPESENKEETLPTITDKAGVLPRSLLRTLRRIQRDVDPNVGGSEAAAIEKFRQSRNRTAISIRFLLVLIIVPLLTHQITKNFLINPIVDRSLFDPNIEVVFLNEDMQEEAMEELHQFERALEFKQLLGLVPKQSDRAIEEQVKEKALEIAENYRHRGSSSVANIFADICSIIAFTWVILISKRDILILKSFIDELVYGLSDSAKSFLIILFTDMFVGFHSPHGWEIVLEGISRHFGLPESRDFNFLFIATFPVILDTVLKYWIFRYLNRISPSAVATYKTMNE
- a CDS encoding rhomboid family intramembrane serine protease, encoding MSNPEEKSIANELQSHAIILGTFIAIFWIVEILDQAIFVGAGSLDQFGILPRTVLGLRGILFAPFLHGGWGHLIANTIPFAILGWLVMLQKTSDFFTVTAIAAVVGGLGTWLTGSPSYHIGASGLIYGYFGFLLLRGYYERNFASILLSLVVLFLYGGIIWGVLPTDPRISWQGHLFGLIGGVVAARFIGHNRRFQREIDKFKDQLNL